tgcgggtatttcgatttttaatttaggcgcccaccttagaatgcgggtatttcgatttttaatttaggcacccaccttagaatgcgggtatttcaaaatttaatttaggcacccaccttagaatgcgggtatgtcaattttcaattcaggcacccaccttagaatgcgggtatttcaatgttcaattcaggcacccaccttagaatgcgggtatttcaatgttcaaattaggcacccaccttagaatgcgggtatgtcaatttcaatccaggcacccaccttagaatgcgggtatgtcaatttcaatccaggcacccaccttagaatgcgggtatttcaatgttcaattcaggcacccaccttagaatgcgggtatttcaatgttcaaattaggcacccaccttagaatgcgggtatgtcaatttcaatccaggcacccaccttagaatgcgggtatttcaatgttcagttcaggcacccacctccgaatgcgggtatcttatatttcaagttcaggcacccacctccgaatgcgggtatcttatatttcagttcaggcacccacctccgaatgcgggtatcttatatttcaagttcaggcacccacctccgaatgcgggtatcttatatttcagttcaggcacccacctccgaatgcgggtatcttatatttcaagttcaggcacccacctccgaatgcgggtatcttatatttcagttcaggcacccacctccgaatgcgggtatcttatatttcaagttcaggcacccacctccgaatgcgggtatcttatatttcaagttcaggcacccacctccgaatgcgggtatcttatatttcagttcaggtacccacctccgaatgcgggtatcttatatttcaagttcaggcacccacctccgaatgcgggtatcttatatttcagttcaggcacccacctccgaatgcgggtattttatattcaagttcaggcacccacctccgaatgcgggaatcttatatttcagttccggcatccacctccgaatgtggattcaactttcgaagcaggggttgcaagtgtaacttctccaaccctgccttatttacatatatttctttattgctaacacttgtttttagctgatggcttttaacaatatcaaagttggcatcacacatcaaatcgtggaactttttcttcggcagcgaactggggcaatttgtcgggaaggataatcagacttccgacacgggtcaaagatctacctcgaacactcgtctctaattacaagtattctcttgcatttcagcaattcaattttcagaattctcaagtttctatcataatactcagtgttatcataattcaacactgggacaatattttgcaagcttcgcgccaatcggggttcaagtgtcgtaagtatcccagaactacactcgacctgattctcgtgcagcccgagatatgtaggcaactcagagaccggagttcggtcataatcctctcagatttcctttagccgggacaaaataggctattgagtcaacgtctttgcccgacaactcttttcatcattaccgggcaaagagggacaagttgttgacacccagttttgtcccgtctctctgccaaaatacctatttttaagcttctaatattttgaaaaaaaaaataaaaaaaaatacattctggttactataattattagcctcttatcaataccgacattttattattctattataattattattattattattattattattatcattattattattattattattattattattatttattaatattattataattcacaattcttatcatttcggcattttaccagcttacgcatttatctttgcataaataaataatagtatttatttagtgcggattttcaaagaaaagtaacatatattattacacggctattataacaccatatgattttattacccgagtctagtaatcacatattttttggtattaagtaatattttgtcaccctcggtatgttcattaattaaaatgggtctcttattcaaatttagaagtcaaactatttcttgcactcagtccgtgatttgacttaccggaccccaaatcaaagtccgattaatctctaatatttttttggactagtccacaccccttatctcaatttttagaataattcgtgttttaatttattagcctattctcttaatacccggtctaaaaagaATTAACccagtccaaaaatggacccgACCCGTTTCTTAATTAAATGAAAACGGGTAGGGTTCCCTCTCCTCTTTTCTTTTCATCATCGCCGCCTCTTCCTCTCACTCTCATCTCTTcttttcttctctctctccccaTCGCCTCTTTCCCTCCTCCGCCGCACTCCATCGTCTTCTCCGCCTCCCCTTCTCTTCGATTCCACCGCCCCACTTCACCCTCACACCCATAcctctgacacctccactaccTCCATCACGCCTCCACGATTACCTCTGTCCTCCACTTCACCTTGTCGTTCCCCACTtctctctttcatcgtcatcgtctCCCCCACGTTGCCTCTGCCGCTTCTGCCCCTTCCACCTTCCTTTGTTTCCCATGCCTCTGCGCTCCACTCCCTTTTgtccacgctcctctctctcttcttcacggAAAAACCCTAACAATCCCCTATAAGTATTCATTTTTCAAGTCACTAGAGGGGAGGATTTTTTGGTCGGGGAATGCCCCAAAGAAACTGGAGGATTTTTTTGATTCAGAAAATTCCACCAAGAATTGAAGCTTTCAAATCGCAAGAAAACCCCTAAAAAATTAAAGTTCTGAAACAATTCTAGGATCATCTGAAACCCTTCTGAAATAAGAGTTCTGAgtcaccctaaagtttccaaaacATCGAATTTGTAGTGGTTTAAATAATTCAAAAATCGAGTGCCAAAATATTAGAATATTTGTTTCCCCGTTTTTCGTCTGTCTTGTTCGTGGCTGGGAATTCAAGCATCGCAACCTCTGATTTAGTAGTGTTCGAGGTAGAttcgagaccttcgcctcacttcgctgcacccgaagaaggtaataccCCTTCCATTAGTGATTTTTTTAGCAAAATGTTTGAATGCTTAAACTGCTTACATGGTTCGTTTGATCGTTGATGATTAAGTTCCTGTTTATGTTGGGTTTTAGTTGTATTACGTGTGTTTGAGCTTAGTTTAATCCTGTGTCTAGTTCTGTAGTTGTTCAGTTCTATGTTAGGTATCGATTTGGATTAATCATGTATTTTGTTAGGTTCACATTGCTCATTTGTTCTTCGTAAGATTAGTTCTGTATATCAGTTTGTGGTTTGCTAACGATGTGTATGTGTTTGTTCCGCGATGGTTCatttatgtttttgttttgatcaACCATATGCATCCAACTTATAGCAGTTTAAGTATATTTTGTATGCTCAATAATGTTTGTTCACATATTAGTCCAGGTCTGTAGTTACTTAGCTATGCCATACATGTCCAACTTTGACTAGTCATGCATCAGATAAACCTGTGGTTCACCTGGCCATGATAATAACAATTAATTTAGGTTTATTATTATCCCCCATACTAGTTTAGCAGAAGTCCTATCGGTGCAATTGCATATGTTTACTCAGATGTTTTAGTAGTTCAATAAAAAATGCGAATGTCATTCAGTTTAGTGTCTCTTTCATATCAGTTTGGCATAAGCATATTGGCCTTTTGTGCCTCTGTAGTTGTTTGGTTCGATTTGAACTTTTGTTTGCAGTTGTGTCATGGTAACCTCACTGAGAATATGACAATGGCCTTCCTTATTTGATTAGAATATGTTGTAATAAAAAATGAATGAGTTCCAACATATCAGACTAAGTCCTTAAAAGTCTATGTTCTGAGTCTCATCTGTCTGCACTAGAAATGCCAGTTTTTTTGGTTTTGTATTGTTTGAATTCCCTGGGTATGAGTTCATACATTAAGATCTCTGATTGTTCTATAAGAGTTTGGATAAACATTTGGCCTTAGCATAAGTTCAGTTCTGTCAGCTTGATGGAGTGTATATTAGTCCAAATTAAACATTAGCCTGTTTCTTTTGTTTCCATTCTTAGTTTGGTTGCTGTTGTAATCTATACTTAGTCTAGATATTAGCATATGGTGTAACTTTAAAATGGTTTTGAAGCCACTGCTGAGATTTCAAACTGATGATAGTTTTAAAAGTGTTACTTTGTTTTCAACATAGTTTTGTAGCTGTTTCTTGGCAAGAATCTGCATTGCTGTTGTTAATCTCCAGATCAGCCCTTAGTTGGACTCTAGGATCCAGGATCATATATTGCATCTCAACCATACATTTGTAGGTCATACTACCCTTAGCATCATTCATTGACTAGTCTATCCTATTGGAACACCATATTAGCTTCACCCTGGTTTATGACCTCTGCGCATGTCACCATTTGCATTGTACTACACTGTTCTGAATTAATCTCctatatgttgatgttgacatATCTCCCTTCCCTGCTATCCTGCCTCTCATCATAAGCACCCCCTCCATCTCTATGTATGTTTCCTTATAGTTCATAGCCTACTTATATCTCTTTGCATCCATTCCCTTTACCAAGTTATGTCATAAAATCTAGGACTCCTTAAACCACCTATTCTATTGACTAACTGCAGTAGTTGTCTCTTGATGATCCTGACAACCTTGTGATCTTGCATCTGTTTTATTTGTTTTAATTTGGGTACATGTAATGATCTTAAGAAAAGAGGTAATTATGACAATTATTTTTAACTAGATAGGGCATTCTTCTTTTTATTTGCTGAAAATATACAAGTAAATGTTAAGATTATTCAATATATATGAACTAGCCCCTTGAACTTCCACCTGCCTGTCCCCTTACCAGAAAAGTGTTCTATGAGTCCATCATGTATAATGTATGTCTGCGTTTGCAATAGTCGTaacattatcatatattacttGTTTCAAAATGACTTTGAGGCCTGGTATTCTGCCTATCTGTGTTATGACTCTGCCTCAATACTTTGTCTTCCTCTTTATATGTTCatgataaatgagaaactgaTTGAATAATGTGAACTGAGAGGCGACGATGTTATGTTATTGCTTTAGTATTATAAGCTACAGGAAGAGATGATTTTTACTATAACCACTGGTGTCTTGCTTGTTAATATAAAGATATGAACTGAAATGTGTCTGAATGCCATAAATGTCCCTCCTAAATTCAGTAGATGTTTAGTATACCATGAATCATCCCAAAATCTGCAGATCGGGTGACTGTTAGTGCTGGGCAGATGTTACCTTAGTATGTATAAATACTCTAATGCTGTTTGCTTTAGCATACGGGCAGTTTTCTTACAATATTCACTGCTATTGCTGTGTTGGTGTTATTTGCCTTAGCATATTGTATAATTTTTCTGGTTACGTCCACTGCCATTGATGGGCAGATTATGTGCCTCAGTACGTTATAAATGCTTTAATGTTGTTAAGGCAGTGAGATCGTATACCTATGTATACACGAGttatacttcaaatatacatagaatatacacgaTCTGCTAATGTGTTTGAGTTTATATTCTACATGTTTGACCTCATTCATCGATTATATACTGatccttttctttccatttttatgcatgaccatcgcatacgagtccgagggacttgtctcctttttgcatccggtgttgggctaaaagcccaacggaATCTCCCTCGCATCAGCCCCGTCCACGGCAAataaaattctgggccaaagcccaaacgAAAAACCGCAGCAGCAGTCCCTAAAATGGGCTGATCCATTTAATTCCCATCCTCTTTATCTTATTTTACTCTATGTATTTgatttgtattatttgactaactcCCTTTACTTTTTTTtgctttcttaacttagatgaa
Above is a genomic segment from Lycium barbarum isolate Lr01 chromosome 12, ASM1917538v2, whole genome shotgun sequence containing:
- the LOC132624776 gene encoding uncharacterized protein LOC132624776; protein product: MNTYRGLLGFFREEEREERGQKGVERRGMGNKGRWKGQKRQRQRGGDDDDEREKWGTTRGLLGFFREEEREERGQKGVERRGMGNKGRWKGQKRQRQRGGDDDDEREKWGTTR